Below is a window of Pseudomonas eucalypticola DNA.
ACCCTTGAAGTGTCTTCTCCTGGCATGGAACGCCCGCTGTTCACTCTCGAACAGTTCGCCAAGTATGCCGGGGATCAAGTGAAGATCAAGCTGCGTTCCCCTTTCGAAGGGCGTCGCAACTTTCAGGGCCTTCTGCGCGGAGTAGAGGAGCAGGATGTCGTGGTGCAGGTGGATGACCACGAATTCCTTCTGCCGATCGACATGATCGACAAGGCCAACATTATCCCCAGTTTTGACTGAGACGTGCCAGATACTGCGGATCCCGCGGATCCAATGGCTTGCGAAAGGCGAGGCGTACGATGAGCAAAGAAGTACTGCTGGTTGTTGAGTCGGTATCCAA
It encodes the following:
- the rimP gene encoding ribosome maturation factor RimP produces the protein MSSKLEQLQALLAPVVVALGYECWGIEFSAQGRHSMLRIYIDKEGGVLVDDCAIVSRQVSGVLDVEDPIAVEYTLEVSSPGMERPLFTLEQFAKYAGDQVKIKLRSPFEGRRNFQGLLRGVEEQDVVVQVDDHEFLLPIDMIDKANIIPSFD